The following proteins are co-located in the Bacteroidales bacterium genome:
- a CDS encoding pirin family protein has protein sequence MILHRANTRGYADHGWLKSHHTFSFADYYDPSRMHFGKLRVLNDDIIEGGSGFGLHPHNNMEIISIPITGALAHRDSYGSDDIIDVNKVQVMSAGKGISHSEHNATSDQKANFLQIWIYPRSMNIDPRYDSRYFDPAARINQFQLLVSPDGAHNSLYIHQKAYLSRIVLKEKNAVDYKPFLEDNGVYLFVISGEVEVNTELLGQRDGMGIVDQPQISISAKQDTDLIVIEVPMK, from the coding sequence ATGATATTACACCGTGCAAATACCAGGGGCTATGCCGATCACGGCTGGCTTAAATCGCATCACACTTTCAGTTTTGCTGATTATTACGATCCATCACGGATGCATTTCGGGAAACTGAGGGTGCTGAACGATGACATTATTGAAGGCGGAAGCGGCTTTGGGCTGCACCCGCACAACAACATGGAAATCATTTCCATTCCTATAACCGGTGCCCTGGCCCATCGCGACAGTTATGGTTCGGACGATATTATTGATGTCAACAAAGTACAGGTAATGTCGGCAGGCAAAGGAATTTCACATTCCGAACACAACGCCACGTCCGATCAGAAAGCCAATTTTTTGCAAATCTGGATTTATCCCAGGTCAATGAATATTGATCCGCGCTACGACTCTCGGTATTTTGATCCGGCTGCACGCATCAATCAATTTCAATTGCTTGTTTCGCCCGATGGCGCTCACAACTCACTATACATTCATCAGAAAGCCTATTTATCGCGCATTGTGCTAAAAGAAAAAAACGCAGTTGACTATAAACCCTTTCTTGAAGATAACGGTGTTTATTTGTTTGTGATCAGCGGTGAAGTTGAGGTAAACACTGAATTGCTAGGGCAACGTGATGGAATGGGAATTGTTGATCAGCCTCAGATAAGCATTTCGGCAAAACAGGATACTGATTTGATTGTCATCGAGGTGCCGATGAAATAA
- a CDS encoding DNA starvation/stationary phase protection protein, whose protein sequence is MKTTNAIGLDVQKSTELAEKLNDLLANLQVFYTNTRGFHWNIKGPKFFELHVKFEELYNDLILKIDEVAERILTLGATPKHSYSDYLKTSEVKDSKVVSDGNEAVKQILEAFKIMIAKERVILDLSAELNDEGTNALMSDYIREQEKLVWMYSAYLG, encoded by the coding sequence ATGAAAACTACAAATGCAATAGGACTTGATGTCCAAAAATCCACAGAACTTGCTGAAAAGCTGAATGACTTGTTGGCCAACCTCCAGGTATTTTATACCAATACCCGTGGTTTCCATTGGAACATCAAAGGGCCAAAGTTTTTTGAGCTGCATGTAAAGTTCGAAGAATTATATAACGATCTGATCCTGAAAATTGATGAGGTGGCTGAGCGTATTCTTACACTCGGAGCCACACCAAAACATTCTTACAGCGACTACCTTAAAACGTCGGAAGTAAAGGACTCAAAAGTTGTAAGTGACGGCAACGAAGCTGTAAAACAAATACTCGAAGCCTTCAAGATCATGATTGCAAAAGAACGCGTAATTCTTGATCTTTCAGCTGAGCTTAACGACGAAGGTACGAATGCACTGATGAGTGACTACATTCGTGAGCAGGAAAAGCTTGTTTGGATGTATTCGGCTTATCTCGGATAA
- a CDS encoding peroxiredoxin, with product MENQQEFYQMPRIGDMAPDFEAVTTAGKLRFSEFNKGSWVVLFSHPADFTPVCTTEMSGFALREDEFKALNTKLMGLSIDSIHAHVAWVHNVREKLGILMKFPIIADIDMKVSKLYGMLQPGESETAAVRAVFIMDPNGKVRLIMYYPLNVGRNMNEIIRALTALQTADKHKVALPLDWQPGDKAIVPPPKTVDEMEERIASKYEMIDFYLAKTDLN from the coding sequence ATGGAAAATCAACAAGAATTTTACCAGATGCCCCGTATCGGCGACATGGCTCCCGATTTTGAAGCAGTGACCACAGCCGGAAAACTCCGTTTCTCGGAATTCAACAAAGGAAGTTGGGTCGTTTTGTTTTCACACCCCGCCGATTTCACACCTGTTTGTACTACCGAAATGTCGGGTTTTGCCCTGCGTGAGGATGAGTTCAAGGCTTTGAATACCAAGCTTATGGGATTAAGCATTGACAGCATTCATGCACATGTGGCGTGGGTTCACAATGTTAGAGAGAAGCTCGGAATTTTGATGAAATTTCCGATTATCGCCGACATTGATATGAAGGTTTCAAAACTCTACGGAATGTTGCAACCCGGCGAAAGTGAAACTGCCGCTGTAAGGGCTGTATTTATTATGGATCCGAATGGCAAGGTTCGCCTGATCATGTATTACCCGCTGAATGTTGGCCGTAATATGAACGAAATCATTCGTGCCCTGACAGCCCTGCAAACAGCCGATAAACACAAGGTAGCGCTTCCGCTCGACTGGCAACCAGGCGACAAAGCCATTGTACCTCCGCCAAAGACAGTTGATGAAATGGAAGAGCGCATTGCCAGTAAATATGAGATGATTGATTTCTACCTGGCAAAAACAGACCTGAACTAA
- a CDS encoding LysR family transcriptional regulator, with product MTLSQLEYILAVDKYRHFQTAADHSFVTQPTLSMQIKKLEDVMGVLIFDRSRQPVQPTPIGKMIIEQARETVNAAKKIEEIIEEDHGEPTGDISIGVIPTIGPHLIPGLISGLTARYNIDFQFEEALTNEVIEKVKTGVLDAGIVSTPLHEKGIDEIILYYEPLWVYASEGHPLLQADTVHPDDLLTDSLWLLTDGHCFREHVLKLCSRNIPASFNKFRYTTGSLEALTRIIDRQYGYTLLPHLATLEMTEEKRRFLRSFSKPVPKREVSLIVRSGFLKRRLINLIREEIVNNLQQGLILETEDAVLKWKD from the coding sequence ATCACGCTAAGTCAACTGGAGTATATACTTGCCGTAGACAAGTACCGCCACTTTCAAACAGCGGCCGATCATTCCTTCGTAACACAGCCTACTTTGAGCATGCAGATAAAAAAACTTGAGGATGTAATGGGCGTTTTGATCTTCGATCGCAGCCGTCAACCGGTTCAGCCAACACCTATCGGAAAAATGATTATTGAGCAGGCCCGTGAAACGGTGAATGCAGCAAAAAAAATTGAAGAAATCATTGAAGAAGACCATGGCGAACCCACTGGCGACATAAGTATTGGCGTGATTCCAACCATTGGACCTCATCTGATACCGGGATTGATATCAGGCTTAACGGCAAGGTACAACATTGATTTCCAGTTTGAAGAAGCATTGACAAATGAAGTGATTGAAAAAGTTAAAACCGGTGTGCTTGATGCCGGCATTGTTTCAACACCCCTGCACGAAAAAGGAATTGATGAAATTATTCTTTATTATGAACCTTTATGGGTGTATGCTTCTGAAGGTCATCCTCTGTTACAAGCTGATACAGTGCATCCCGACGACTTACTTACTGACAGTCTGTGGCTGTTAACTGACGGGCATTGTTTCAGGGAACATGTGCTTAAACTCTGTAGCAGAAATATTCCTGCCAGTTTTAATAAATTCAGATATACAACCGGGTCGTTGGAAGCGTTGACCCGTATTATCGACAGGCAGTATGGATATACTTTATTACCGCACCTGGCCACACTGGAAATGACTGAAGAAAAAAGGCGATTTTTGCGTAGTTTTTCTAAACCTGTTCCTAAGAGAGAAGTTAGCCTTATTGTAAGAAGTGGTTTTCTAAAACGGCGGTTAATCAACCTTATCCGCGAAGAAATTGTTAACAACCTGCAGCAGGGATTGATACTGGAGACTGAAGATGCCGTGTTGAAGTGGAAAGACTGA
- a CDS encoding prolyl-tRNA synthetase associated domain-containing protein: protein MRGDPKLYELFEYLKITFDYYEHPPVPTVEEAALYWKDIEATHCKNLFFRNHKGNRHYLVILEYTHSLAIKDLENRLKQGKLTFASAERMMKYLGVTPGSVSPLGLINDMDHHVHLFLDENLQNSKTISFHPCINTASVVIKYSDFLRFLDHLGNTYEYVRLYD from the coding sequence ATGAGAGGAGATCCGAAACTTTATGAACTTTTTGAGTATTTAAAAATAACCTTCGATTACTACGAACACCCTCCGGTTCCTACCGTTGAGGAAGCTGCGCTCTATTGGAAAGACATAGAAGCAACCCATTGTAAGAACCTTTTTTTCCGGAACCACAAAGGAAACCGGCATTATCTTGTGATCCTTGAGTATACGCATTCATTGGCAATTAAAGACCTCGAAAATCGTCTTAAACAAGGAAAGTTAACTTTTGCCTCCGCTGAGCGGATGATGAAATATTTGGGCGTTACTCCGGGTTCGGTATCTCCACTTGGGCTTATCAATGATATGGATCACCATGTGCATTTATTCCTCGATGAGAACCTGCAGAATTCAAAAACCATCAGTTTTCATCCATGCATCAATACAGCCTCGGTGGTGATCAAATACAGTGATTTTCTTCGTTTCCTCGACCACCTGGGGAACACCTATGAATATGTTAGGTTGTATGATTAA
- a CDS encoding GNAT family N-acetyltransferase — protein sequence MNSINVREARPGEAEHIIGFQVEMARETENMVLEHTVVSAGVQAVFADPAKGKYYFAESGNQIAACMLTTYEWSDWRNGTFIWLQSVYVKPEFRGKGVFRSMYRHIKELVSASESLKGIRLYVFHTNENAQAVYRSLEMEDQHYRMFEWVKS from the coding sequence ATGAATTCTATCAATGTGCGTGAAGCCAGACCAGGTGAAGCAGAACACATCATTGGATTTCAGGTAGAAATGGCCAGAGAAACCGAGAATATGGTTCTTGAGCATACAGTTGTTTCTGCCGGTGTTCAGGCCGTATTTGCCGATCCCGCTAAAGGAAAATATTACTTTGCTGAATCAGGGAATCAGATAGCTGCCTGTATGCTCACCACATATGAATGGAGCGACTGGCGCAACGGAACATTTATCTGGCTGCAATCGGTGTATGTGAAACCAGAGTTCCGCGGCAAAGGTGTTTTCAGGAGTATGTATAGGCATATCAAAGAACTGGTTTCTGCAAGTGAAAGTCTTAAAGGAATAAGGCTTTATGTATTCCACACCAATGAAAATGCGCAGGCGGTTTACCGCTCACTAGAAATGGAAGACCAGCATTACAGGATGTTTGAATGGGTTAAGAGTTAA
- a CDS encoding metallophosphoesterase yields the protein MAFLIFFSIVFTIYFSVHYYLFTRLSMALPGTQGLALYFKIGFWMLAFSFIAGRFLEKIWLSELTMGITIIGSYWLAAMLYFLLAVLLIDIIRLADYYLPFIPSFITGNLYAFKRYLLLSVITVIGIMITYGAFNARKPVIREFTLSIPKPAGNFKELNIALVSDLHLGSILANRHMDRIVNKINGLNPDLILMAGDVFDEDLNPVIQKNLGSGLKQLKSKLGVYAVTGNHEYIGGVDPAVDYLEKHGVQMIRDSAVLIENSFYLIGREDRDKPRFSGKPRKDLPVIMAAINKEYPLILMDHQPFTLNESLENGIDLHLSGHTHNGQIWPLNYIIDAIYEVGYGYVNKSGMHVYVSSGVGTWGPPVRIGTRPEIVNIRLRFSE from the coding sequence ATGGCCTTTCTCATTTTCTTCTCAATCGTTTTTACTATTTACTTTTCAGTACACTACTATCTGTTTACCAGGCTCAGCATGGCACTCCCCGGAACCCAGGGGTTGGCATTGTATTTTAAGATTGGTTTCTGGATGCTAGCATTTTCCTTTATTGCCGGGAGATTTCTTGAAAAAATCTGGTTATCGGAACTTACAATGGGTATTACCATTATTGGATCCTACTGGCTGGCAGCTATGCTTTATTTCCTCCTGGCTGTTCTGCTTATTGATATCATCCGCCTGGCTGACTATTACCTACCGTTTATACCATCCTTCATTACAGGCAACCTTTATGCTTTTAAGCGTTATCTTCTCTTAAGTGTAATTACTGTAATCGGAATAATGATTACCTATGGGGCTTTCAATGCCCGAAAACCAGTAATACGTGAGTTCACTTTATCCATTCCAAAACCAGCAGGCAATTTCAAAGAACTTAACATAGCATTGGTGTCAGACCTTCACCTCGGTTCTATTCTTGCAAACAGGCATATGGATCGAATTGTTAACAAAATTAATGGTTTGAACCCCGATTTAATTTTAATGGCTGGGGATGTCTTTGATGAAGATCTTAATCCTGTAATCCAAAAAAATCTCGGTTCGGGTCTGAAGCAATTAAAATCAAAACTGGGTGTGTATGCTGTTACCGGTAATCATGAATATATTGGCGGTGTTGACCCGGCCGTGGATTACCTTGAGAAACATGGAGTACAAATGATTCGCGATAGCGCAGTACTCATTGAAAACAGTTTTTATCTGATAGGCCGCGAAGACCGCGATAAGCCCAGGTTCTCAGGTAAGCCCAGAAAAGATCTGCCGGTTATTATGGCAGCGATAAACAAGGAATATCCTTTGATTTTGATGGATCACCAGCCTTTTACACTCAACGAATCCCTTGAAAACGGTATTGACCTGCACTTGTCAGGTCATACACATAACGGACAAATCTGGCCACTTAATTATATAATTGACGCCATTTATGAGGTTGGATATGGATATGTTAACAAATCCGGGATGCATGTGTATGTGTCGTCTGGTGTTGGAACCTGGGGGCCTCCTGTAAGGATTGGTACCAGGCCGGAAATCGTTAACATCCGGCTAAGGTTTTCAGAATAA
- a CDS encoding sigma-70 family RNA polymerase sigma factor gives MDNEDARLLELFKTNEREAFRELFIRYYKPMVLAAKIYSNNAQEAEDLVQQVFVKVWEEKLYNRINTSFKRYLQVSVRNACFNQIASIRAKPAIERDMSEDMLIGQAIDFMLIREEVQIFEKAFDALPMQSRVVFELVYFEDQPYKTAAQTLNLSLNTIKSHLRNAIRILKNSPVINSYYSDRKKS, from the coding sequence ATGGATAATGAAGACGCCAGATTACTGGAATTATTTAAAACAAATGAGCGCGAAGCTTTCAGGGAACTTTTTATCCGCTATTATAAACCAATGGTATTGGCTGCTAAAATTTATTCCAACAATGCTCAGGAAGCGGAAGACCTTGTGCAGCAGGTTTTTGTGAAAGTATGGGAAGAAAAGCTTTATAACCGGATTAATACCTCTTTTAAGCGCTATTTGCAGGTCTCTGTTCGAAATGCCTGTTTCAATCAGATTGCAAGTATTAGGGCAAAGCCTGCCATTGAGCGGGATATGAGTGAAGATATGCTAATCGGTCAGGCAATTGACTTTATGCTCATCCGTGAAGAGGTACAGATATTTGAAAAAGCCTTCGATGCATTGCCCATGCAAAGCAGGGTGGTTTTTGAACTGGTTTATTTTGAAGATCAGCCTTATAAAACAGCGGCACAAACACTTAACCTTTCGCTGAACACCATTAAATCGCATCTCCGCAATGCAATCCGTATCCTGAAAAACAGCCCTGTCATAAATAGTTATTATAGCGATAGAAAAAAATCCTGA
- a CDS encoding FecR domain-containing protein: protein MKELNETPPIPDVILQFLTQQALGKLDHTDLGLLEQWIEQNPERIDECIAYKGQLKKYYWIYLSKSAKEPETIIDGLLGKRQHQSKTRAMLIKLLPYAAALFTLVGLGWFLLQFNNDTESSIAQTELKVLERYSNAVLVLSDGKQIVLDDESTHLSGENGVRITNQPGEFLRYDQEAVGGDAPRMNRLIVPAGARYQLQLADGTRVWMNSRSELEYPVAFSTDLRRVKLSGEAFFEVMTNSSAPFIIEANGYEVLVHGTAFNVSAYNDDNFIQTTLVSGVVEMSSREGLAYKLNPGQMAMFSHQSQKFEIGYVDTRLFTSWKEGVLHFNKISLQDLATKLERWYDVEISFENELAAGFQFSGAMENSREIRFLLDLIGRAANVEFEINGKQIIVK from the coding sequence ATGAAAGAATTAAACGAAACTCCTCCTATCCCGGATGTTATATTACAATTTCTCACCCAACAAGCTTTGGGCAAACTGGATCATACCGATTTGGGATTGCTTGAGCAGTGGATAGAACAGAATCCTGAGAGGATTGATGAGTGCATTGCATACAAAGGCCAGCTGAAAAAATATTACTGGATTTATCTTTCAAAATCTGCGAAAGAACCAGAAACAATCATTGACGGTTTACTTGGCAAAAGGCAACACCAAAGTAAAACAAGAGCAATGCTAATCAAACTTCTGCCCTATGCAGCAGCATTGTTTACGCTTGTTGGGCTGGGGTGGTTTCTACTTCAATTTAACAACGATACAGAATCTTCGATTGCTCAAACCGAATTGAAAGTTTTGGAAAGATACAGTAATGCTGTACTTGTTTTATCTGATGGCAAGCAGATAGTTCTTGATGACGAAAGTACTCATCTGTCTGGCGAGAACGGAGTTCGCATTACCAATCAACCTGGTGAGTTTTTGCGTTATGATCAGGAAGCGGTAGGTGGTGATGCACCCCGTATGAACCGTCTGATCGTTCCGGCCGGCGCCCGCTATCAACTGCAGCTGGCTGATGGCACCCGTGTCTGGATGAACTCCAGGTCAGAACTTGAATATCCTGTTGCTTTTTCAACGGATTTGCGCAGGGTCAAACTCAGCGGCGAAGCTTTTTTTGAGGTGATGACCAATTCTTCAGCGCCATTTATCATTGAAGCAAATGGATACGAAGTCTTGGTTCATGGAACTGCTTTTAATGTTTCGGCTTACAATGACGATAATTTTATTCAAACCACCCTGGTTTCAGGGGTAGTGGAAATGAGCAGCCGCGAAGGATTGGCATATAAGCTCAATCCAGGGCAAATGGCCATGTTTTCTCATCAAAGCCAGAAATTTGAGATCGGATATGTTGATACAAGATTATTCACTTCCTGGAAAGAAGGCGTTTTACATTTTAACAAAATAAGCCTTCAAGATTTAGCCACCAAGCTGGAACGCTGGTATGATGTTGAAATCAGTTTTGAAAACGAACTGGCAGCCGGTTTTCAGTTCAGCGGTGCCATGGAAAATTCACGCGAAATCCGATTCCTGCTCGATCTGATAGGCCGGGCTGCAAATGTGGAGTTTGAAATAAACGGGAAACAAATAATTGTGAAATGA
- a CDS encoding TonB-dependent receptor has protein sequence MNKKLRKRGPYRWNVFKIIVIGMKIFMLLTFIGTVQVSASLYSQNNLISLNLKNATVYDAVNEIAHQSELLFIFHETDDLAVRRINIDVKLVSLDQAMKEVLKNSQLEYDLVENYIVVKPVAVTAEAGTIKPQQQEKITISGVVTSSEDGATIPGVTILVRGTKAGTTTDLDGNYQIDVSPENTHLVFSFVGMITQEVAINNRSVINVVLEPAVLDLGELVVVGYGTESSRLVSGSLGVVSDAELRETPLKTIDGVLQGRSAGVYISQNSGTPGGANSVRVRGNSSISAGNEPLYVIDGIPMTSGNYGQIGFSGQSINALSDINPNDIESITILKDASAAAIYGARATNGVILITTRRGNQQRTNISFNGSWGWQEVAKQLEMLSADQWLEYMNKQPDPTNPVDINYLNEIFRVAPMNSYELSASGGDEKTQFFISGNYFDQTGIILGTDYQRLNGRMNLDHQLNRNIKIGGSLGTSYSMNNRVEGDRSLHGVLPNSISRPPIYPIYNEDGTYNQDGFFANPIAIGKEAINEAHSYRTIGNVFADIRILENLSFSSRWGMDYLSLREHSYDPVTTRQGATTNGLGIEAQTNVLNIVSNNLFRYTNTFSSLHNVEALAGYSFEMFKRRNQYAEGIDFPNAYFQYLLDAGTIRLADARATDRGINSYFGQLKYNLDYKYIISLSGRFDGSSKFGTNNRYGFFPAASLAWRLSEEAFFQDMNLAVNEFRLRTSYGLTGNDGIPDFAYMNLYSGRANYLSRPGIAPAGMANDLLKWETTTQFNVGADVEFFKERIALSIDYYYNVTSDLLFNRPISPTSGFSSITTNIGELENKGMELSLNTVNVKASNFKWESKFNVSHNKNKILSLYKDQNLLDLDRYSPSAVIVGQPMSVFFGFRSLGVDPSTGDLVFDDVDGNGVINSNDRVVIGDPNPLFTGGFSNSLTYGQFDLSFFIQFSYGNDIFNASRIFTEAMTFADENQSEAILRRWQNPGDITDIPRADADNINSNNRISSRFVEDGSYARLKNITLSYLMDKRLIEGIGVRSARIYISGANLFTITNYSGMDPEVNYRGDSNLLRATDFFTYPQARTYTIGINLGL, from the coding sequence ATGAATAAAAAACTACGAAAACGTGGCCCATACAGGTGGAACGTCTTCAAAATTATTGTGATCGGTATGAAGATTTTCATGTTACTCACTTTTATTGGCACGGTTCAGGTAAGTGCATCACTTTATTCGCAGAACAACCTGATTAGTCTCAATTTGAAGAATGCCACAGTTTATGATGCTGTGAACGAAATTGCTCATCAATCGGAATTACTCTTCATTTTTCATGAAACGGATGACTTGGCGGTCAGACGGATAAACATTGATGTGAAGTTGGTGAGCCTTGATCAAGCCATGAAGGAAGTGCTCAAGAACAGTCAACTGGAGTATGATCTTGTTGAGAATTACATTGTTGTTAAACCTGTTGCGGTGACTGCTGAAGCGGGAACAATTAAGCCTCAGCAACAGGAAAAAATTACCATCAGCGGGGTTGTGACCTCATCCGAAGATGGCGCCACCATCCCGGGAGTTACCATATTGGTTCGCGGTACAAAAGCAGGAACAACCACCGATCTTGACGGCAATTACCAGATTGATGTTTCGCCTGAAAACACCCATCTGGTTTTCTCATTCGTAGGAATGATCACCCAGGAAGTTGCCATCAATAACCGTTCAGTAATCAATGTGGTTCTTGAACCGGCAGTTCTTGACCTAGGCGAGTTGGTTGTTGTGGGTTATGGCACTGAATCAAGCCGACTGGTTTCTGGTTCATTGGGTGTTGTTAGCGATGCAGAACTTCGTGAAACACCATTGAAAACCATTGATGGTGTTTTGCAAGGCCGTTCGGCCGGGGTCTATATCAGCCAGAACTCTGGTACTCCCGGTGGAGCAAATTCAGTAAGAGTAAGGGGCAACAGTTCCATTTCAGCCGGAAATGAACCGCTGTATGTAATTGATGGCATCCCGATGACTAGCGGTAATTACGGACAGATTGGTTTTTCGGGTCAAAGCATAAATGCATTGTCTGACATTAACCCAAACGATATTGAGTCCATCACAATTTTGAAAGATGCGTCAGCCGCAGCCATTTACGGCGCGCGTGCTACCAATGGTGTCATTCTGATCACCACACGCCGGGGCAATCAGCAACGAACCAATATCAGTTTCAATGGTTCATGGGGATGGCAGGAAGTTGCAAAACAACTTGAAATGCTGAGCGCTGATCAATGGCTTGAATATATGAACAAGCAGCCGGATCCAACCAATCCTGTTGACATCAATTACCTCAATGAAATATTCAGGGTTGCTCCAATGAACAGTTACGAATTGTCAGCCTCGGGAGGGGATGAGAAGACACAGTTTTTCATATCAGGGAACTATTTTGATCAGACCGGTATCATCCTTGGAACCGATTACCAGCGTTTGAATGGCAGGATGAACCTGGATCACCAGTTAAACAGGAACATTAAAATTGGAGGGAGCCTGGGCACAAGTTATTCCATGAATAACAGGGTTGAAGGCGACAGGTCGCTACATGGAGTGCTTCCAAATTCCATATCACGGCCACCGATTTATCCCATCTACAACGAGGATGGCACTTATAATCAGGATGGTTTTTTTGCGAACCCAATTGCAATAGGAAAAGAGGCAATCAATGAAGCACATTCCTATCGAACCATTGGAAACGTTTTTGCCGATATCAGAATTCTTGAAAACCTGTCTTTTAGCTCGAGATGGGGAATGGATTACCTGAGTTTGCGCGAACATAGTTATGACCCGGTTACCACACGGCAGGGAGCTACAACCAATGGACTTGGAATTGAGGCACAAACAAATGTCCTGAATATTGTTTCGAATAATCTCTTCAGATATACCAACACCTTCAGCAGCTTGCACAATGTCGAAGCCCTTGCAGGCTATTCTTTTGAAATGTTCAAACGCCGCAATCAGTACGCCGAAGGAATAGATTTTCCGAATGCATATTTCCAATACCTGCTTGATGCCGGAACCATTCGTCTGGCTGATGCCAGGGCCACTGATCGCGGAATCAATTCTTATTTCGGGCAATTGAAGTATAATCTCGATTATAAATACATCATTTCACTAAGTGGTCGTTTTGATGGTTCTTCAAAATTCGGGACTAATAACCGCTATGGTTTCTTTCCTGCAGCCTCACTCGCATGGCGTCTGAGCGAAGAAGCATTTTTTCAGGATATGAACCTTGCTGTTAACGAATTCAGGTTGAGAACCAGTTACGGGCTCACAGGAAATGACGGAATACCCGATTTTGCTTATATGAACCTTTACAGTGGCAGAGCAAATTATCTCTCAAGACCAGGCATTGCTCCGGCAGGCATGGCAAATGATCTTCTTAAATGGGAAACCACCACCCAATTTAATGTTGGGGCCGATGTTGAATTTTTTAAAGAAAGGATCGCTCTTTCAATTGATTATTATTATAACGTTACCAGTGATTTGCTTTTTAACCGGCCAATCTCGCCGACCAGTGGCTTCAGTTCAATCACCACCAATATTGGTGAACTAGAAAACAAGGGAATGGAACTTTCACTGAATACAGTAAATGTCAAAGCAAGCAATTTTAAATGGGAATCGAAATTTAACGTTAGCCACAACAAGAATAAAATTCTTTCACTATACAAAGATCAGAACCTGCTTGATCTCGACAGGTATAGCCCAAGCGCAGTGATTGTTGGCCAGCCGATGAGCGTTTTCTTCGGTTTCCGCAGCCTGGGTGTTGACCCCAGCACCGGCGATCTGGTTTTTGATGATGTTGATGGCAACGGCGTTATAAATTCTAACGACCGTGTGGTGATTGGCGATCCTAATCCATTGTTTACAGGAGGTTTCTCCAACTCATTAACTTACGGACAGTTCGACTTAAGTTTCTTCATCCAGTTTTCCTATGGCAACGATATTTTTAATGCCTCCCGCATCTTCACAGAAGCCATGACTTTTGCCGATGAAAACCAAAGTGAAGCGATTTTGAGGCGTTGGCAAAATCCTGGCGACATCACCGATATTCCACGTGCTGATGCTGACAACATCAATTCAAACAATCGAATTTCTTCCCGCTTCGTGGAGGATGGTTCATACGCAAGGTTGAAAAACATTACCCTGTCCTATTTAATGGACAAGAGATTAATTGAAGGTATTGGAGTCAGAAGCGCCCGTATTTATATATCAGGAGCCAACCTGTTCACCATTACCAATTACTCGGGCATGGATCCGGAAGTCAATTACAGGGGTGATAGCAATCTGCTCAGGGCAACCGATTTCTTCACATATCCACAGGCTAGGACATACACCATTGGAATCAATTTAGGACTTTAA